A single genomic interval of Roseomonas aeriglobus harbors:
- a CDS encoding KTSC domain-containing protein, with amino-acid sequence MMLRARRLNSTMIDRIAHDDASDTLTVWFKGRGKYLYHAVPRALYDALKTAESAGKLFNDQIRGRYACEPDPERRHHRPD; translated from the coding sequence GTGATGCTCCGCGCCCGCCGCCTCAACTCCACGATGATCGACCGCATCGCGCATGACGACGCCAGCGACACGCTGACCGTGTGGTTCAAGGGCCGCGGCAAATATCTCTACCACGCCGTCCCCCGCGCCCTGTACGACGCGCTCAAGACCGCCGAGTCCGCCGGCAAGCTCTTCAACGACCAGATCCGCGGCCGCTACGCCTGCGAGCCCGATCCCGAACGACGGCACCACCGGCCTGACTGA
- the bfr gene encoding bacterioferritin → MKGDAKVIEFLNESLKNELTAINQYWLHYRLLDHWGVHKLAKFERDESIDEMKHADWLAERILFLDGLPNFQLLGRLKIGETVEEVLKADLDMEIEACAQLRNAIEYCESVRDYVSRDLFRRILDSEEEHVDTLERQFEMIERMGLQNYIQLNSAAEYDVHGEKK, encoded by the coding sequence ATGAAGGGCGACGCAAAGGTCATCGAATTCCTCAACGAGTCGCTCAAGAACGAGCTGACGGCGATCAACCAATATTGGTTGCACTATCGCCTGCTCGACCATTGGGGCGTCCACAAGCTCGCCAAGTTCGAGCGCGACGAATCGATCGACGAGATGAAGCACGCCGACTGGCTGGCGGAGCGCATCCTCTTCCTCGACGGCCTGCCCAATTTCCAGCTGCTCGGCCGCCTGAAGATCGGCGAGACCGTCGAAGAGGTGCTGAAGGCCGATCTCGACATGGAGATCGAAGCCTGCGCCCAGCTGCGCAACGCGATCGAATATTGCGAAAGCGTCCGCGACTATGTCAGCCGCGACCTGTTCCGCCGCATCCTCGACAGCGAGGAAGAGCATGTCGACACGCTGGAGCGCCAGTTCGAGATGATCGAACGCATGGGCCTGCAAAACTACATCCAGCTGAACTCGGCCGCCGAATACGACGTCCACGGCGAGAAGAAGTAA
- a CDS encoding (2Fe-2S)-binding protein codes for MFVCVCNAIREREVREAARNGAASACQAYALCGKQAKCGQCVPFARAIIDAERAAA; via the coding sequence ATGTTCGTGTGCGTCTGCAATGCCATCCGGGAACGCGAAGTGCGCGAGGCTGCGCGCAACGGCGCCGCCAGCGCCTGCCAGGCGTACGCCCTGTGCGGCAAACAGGCGAAATGCGGCCAGTGCGTCCCGTTTGCGCGAGCCATTATCGACGCCGAACGCGCGGCTGCGTAG
- a CDS encoding DUF418 domain-containing protein yields MATTAPPTDRYLTLDTIRGVAVMGILLMNIVNFGLIEAAYMNPRAQGGASGLDLGVYLVNFVLFDGKMRGLFSFLFGASTLLVIDRATAKGESPARVHYSRMFWLLVFGLAHLWLIWRGDILAHYAMVGMVAFLFRNRPVKTLIGIGIALLLVHCLIMASLVAQVTMLANGALPGQSAAEQAKALAEFQNGFGVPATAHIAEEMATYLAGYDDIVAARFAEMKWMPFFFVLVVGFETLAYMLFGMAALRSGMLTGAWERRRYVRWLAIGFGIGIPAYSALAAWMVDQDFSIQSVVTAAMGLSTPIRPLMILGWASLIVLLMRPGAGLTTRIAAAGRMAFTNYLVTSLICTTIFYGYGFGLYGQLHRAQLYLIVLVIWAGMLLWSKPWLTRFAYGPFEWLWRSLSRASFQPMRGGALR; encoded by the coding sequence ATGGCGACGACCGCACCACCGACCGACCGCTATCTGACGCTCGACACCATCCGCGGGGTCGCGGTCATGGGCATATTGCTCATGAACATCGTCAACTTCGGCCTGATCGAGGCGGCTTACATGAACCCCCGCGCGCAGGGCGGCGCGAGCGGGCTCGACCTGGGCGTCTACCTCGTCAACTTCGTGCTGTTCGACGGCAAGATGCGCGGGCTGTTCAGCTTCCTGTTCGGCGCCTCCACCCTGCTCGTCATCGACCGCGCGACCGCCAAGGGCGAGAGCCCCGCCAGGGTCCATTACAGCCGCATGTTCTGGCTGCTGGTCTTCGGCCTTGCGCACCTCTGGCTGATCTGGCGCGGCGACATTCTGGCGCATTACGCGATGGTCGGAATGGTCGCGTTCCTGTTCCGCAACCGCCCCGTCAAGACACTGATCGGGATCGGCATCGCGCTGCTGCTGGTCCATTGCCTGATCATGGCGAGCCTGGTCGCACAGGTCACGATGCTGGCGAACGGCGCGCTGCCTGGTCAGTCGGCAGCGGAACAGGCCAAGGCGCTCGCGGAATTCCAGAACGGTTTCGGCGTCCCCGCGACAGCGCACATCGCCGAGGAAATGGCGACCTATCTCGCCGGATACGACGATATCGTCGCGGCGCGATTTGCCGAGATGAAGTGGATGCCGTTCTTCTTCGTCCTCGTCGTCGGTTTCGAAACCCTGGCCTATATGCTGTTCGGCATGGCTGCGCTGCGGTCGGGCATGCTGACCGGCGCATGGGAGCGTCGCCGCTACGTCCGCTGGCTGGCGATCGGCTTCGGCATCGGCATTCCCGCCTATTCCGCACTTGCCGCCTGGATGGTCGACCAGGACTTCTCGATCCAGTCGGTCGTCACCGCCGCGATGGGCCTGTCCACGCCCATTCGCCCGTTGATGATCCTCGGCTGGGCGAGCCTGATCGTCCTGCTGATGCGCCCCGGGGCTGGGCTGACCACGCGTATCGCCGCGGCCGGGCGGATGGCTTTCACCAACTATCTCGTCACCAGCCTGATCTGCACGACGATCTTCTACGGCTATGGCTTCGGCCTCTACGGCCAGCTCCACCGCGCCCAGCTCTACCTGATAGTGCTCGTCATATGGGCCGGGATGCTGCTCTGGTCGAAGCCCTGGCTGACGCGCTTCGCCTATGGCCCGTTCGAATGGCTATGGCGCAGCCTGTCGCGCGCGTCCTTCCAGCCGATGCGGGGCGGCGCGCTGCGCTGA
- the purL gene encoding phosphoribosylformylglycinamidine synthase subunit PurL — MTEITPQIVADHGLSEEEYERVLHAMGRTPNLTELGIFSVMWSEHCSYKSSRIHLKKLPTTGPQVICGPGENAGIVDIGDGQCAVFKMESHNHPSYIEPYQGAATGVGGILRDVFTMGARPVANMNALRFGRPDHPKMKHLISGVVHGIGGYGNCVGVPTVGGETNFHAAYDGNILVNAMTVGVAQTDKVFYSAASGVGNPIVYVGSKTGRDGIHGATMASADFGEDADAKRPTVQVGDPFTEKLLIEACLELMASDAIVAIQDMGAAGLTSSSVEMASKGGVGIELVMDDVPQRETGMTPYEMMLSESQERMLMVLKPGREDFAEAIFRKWELDFAVIGRVTDTGRMVLKWKGETVADIPLGPLADEAPAYDRPHVPTPPRPAITDAPESDDLAKDLLTLVGCPDLASRRWIWEQYDHMVGADTVQRPGGDAAVVRVHGTQKGLAITTDCTPRYCFADPVEGGKQAIAETWRNLTAVGATPLAATDCMNFANPQRPEIMGQFVGCIEGMAEACRALDYPIVSGNVSLYNESKATGGGSAILPTPAIGGVGLLADWSKSATIGFKGTGDVLVLIGEPKGDLGQSLWLREVKGREDGPPPRVDLAAERRTGDFVRDQITRGALTAVHDVSDGGIAVALAEMALASGIGAMVSMPTPRGLAATYFAEDQGLYLATVDDAHLNDFLHASTAAGVAVERIGRTIASRLVFETRDNDFCVTIDDLRARHEAFFPALMGEAVAAA, encoded by the coding sequence ATGACCGAGATCACGCCCCAGATCGTCGCCGACCACGGCTTGTCCGAAGAGGAATATGAGCGCGTCCTGCACGCGATGGGGCGGACGCCGAACCTGACCGAACTGGGCATCTTTTCGGTCATGTGGTCGGAGCATTGCAGCTACAAGTCGAGCCGCATTCACCTGAAGAAGCTGCCGACCACCGGCCCGCAGGTCATCTGCGGCCCCGGCGAGAACGCCGGCATCGTCGACATCGGCGATGGCCAGTGCGCGGTGTTCAAGATGGAATCGCACAACCACCCGTCGTACATCGAACCCTATCAGGGCGCGGCGACCGGGGTCGGCGGCATCCTGCGCGACGTGTTCACCATGGGCGCGCGACCGGTCGCCAACATGAACGCGCTGCGCTTCGGCCGGCCCGATCATCCGAAGATGAAGCACCTCATCTCGGGCGTCGTCCACGGCATCGGCGGCTATGGCAATTGCGTCGGCGTGCCGACCGTCGGTGGCGAGACGAATTTCCACGCGGCGTACGACGGCAACATCCTGGTCAACGCGATGACCGTCGGCGTCGCGCAGACCGACAAGGTCTTCTATTCGGCTGCCAGCGGCGTCGGTAACCCGATCGTCTATGTCGGATCGAAGACCGGTCGCGACGGCATTCACGGCGCGACGATGGCCAGCGCCGACTTTGGCGAAGACGCCGACGCCAAGCGCCCGACCGTCCAGGTCGGCGACCCCTTCACCGAGAAGCTGCTGATCGAGGCCTGCCTCGAATTGATGGCATCGGACGCGATCGTCGCGATCCAGGACATGGGCGCCGCGGGTCTTACCTCGTCGAGCGTCGAAATGGCGTCGAAGGGCGGGGTCGGCATCGAACTGGTGATGGACGACGTCCCCCAGCGCGAAACCGGCATGACGCCGTACGAAATGATGCTCAGCGAGAGCCAGGAGCGCATGCTCATGGTGCTCAAGCCCGGCCGCGAGGATTTCGCCGAAGCGATCTTCCGCAAGTGGGAACTCGACTTCGCCGTCATCGGCCGCGTGACCGACACCGGCCGCATGGTGCTCAAGTGGAAGGGCGAGACGGTCGCCGACATCCCGCTCGGACCCCTGGCGGACGAAGCCCCGGCCTATGACCGCCCGCACGTGCCGACCCCGCCGCGGCCGGCGATCACCGACGCGCCGGAAAGCGACGACCTCGCCAAGGATCTGCTGACCCTCGTCGGCTGCCCCGATCTCGCCTCGCGCCGCTGGATCTGGGAACAATATGACCACATGGTCGGCGCCGATACCGTCCAGCGCCCCGGCGGCGACGCGGCCGTGGTGCGGGTCCACGGTACGCAGAAGGGTTTGGCGATCACGACCGACTGCACCCCGCGCTATTGCTTCGCCGACCCGGTCGAGGGCGGCAAGCAGGCGATCGCCGAGACGTGGCGCAACCTGACCGCGGTCGGCGCGACGCCGCTTGCCGCGACCGATTGCATGAACTTCGCCAACCCGCAGCGCCCGGAGATCATGGGCCAGTTCGTCGGCTGTATCGAGGGGATGGCAGAGGCATGCCGTGCGCTCGACTATCCGATCGTCTCGGGCAACGTGTCGCTCTACAATGAATCGAAGGCGACCGGTGGCGGCTCCGCGATCCTGCCGACCCCGGCGATCGGCGGCGTCGGGCTGCTGGCCGACTGGTCCAAGTCCGCGACGATTGGCTTCAAGGGCACCGGCGACGTGCTGGTCCTGATCGGCGAGCCCAAGGGCGACCTCGGCCAGTCGCTGTGGCTGCGCGAGGTGAAGGGCCGCGAGGACGGCCCGCCCCCGCGCGTCGACCTGGCCGCCGAACGCCGCACCGGCGACTTCGTCCGCGACCAGATCACGCGCGGCGCCCTGACCGCGGTTCATGACGTGTCCGACGGCGGCATCGCGGTCGCGCTCGCCGAAATGGCGCTGGCCAGCGGCATCGGCGCGATGGTGTCGATGCCCACCCCGCGTGGGCTCGCGGCAACCTATTTCGCCGAGGACCAGGGTCTGTATCTCGCGACCGTCGACGACGCGCACCTCAACGACTTCCTCCACGCCTCGACCGCCGCGGGCGTCGCGGTCGAGCGCATCGGCCGCACCATCGCCAGCCGCCTGGTGTTCGAGACGCGCGACAACGATTTCTGCGTGACGATCGACGATCTGCGCGCACGGCATGAAGCATTCTTCCCGGCGCTGATGGGCGAGGCCGTGGCCGCGGCCTGA
- a CDS encoding PAS domain-containing protein → MRSDVARPSSLDLPGLPARWSCDLSNDSLTWDGGVFDLFGIARDERLDRRAVVEMYAGHSRRELDHLRAAAIAARGSFTFEAEIVRADGTTRWMRVVADTVVSNGRVTHLYGTKCDITREVLGSV, encoded by the coding sequence GTGCGCTCTGACGTAGCCAGGCCATCCTCGCTCGATCTGCCGGGTCTGCCGGCGCGGTGGTCGTGCGACCTGTCGAATGATTCGCTGACGTGGGACGGCGGCGTGTTCGACCTGTTCGGCATCGCGCGCGACGAACGGCTGGATCGCCGGGCCGTGGTCGAGATGTATGCCGGCCATTCGCGGCGCGAGCTCGATCACCTGCGCGCCGCCGCCATCGCGGCCCGCGGCAGCTTCACGTTCGAGGCCGAGATCGTCCGCGCCGACGGCACGACGCGGTGGATGCGCGTGGTCGCGGACACGGTCGTGTCGAACGGGCGGGTGACGCATCTCTACGGGACGAAATGCGATATCACGCGGGAGGTTTTGGGATCTGTGTAA
- a CDS encoding phospholipase has product MTGSDALLVPGETCWRIEQATRATVIVDADDYFRYARAAMVAARHQILLIGWDFDARIRLGGQEPPEDGGPETVGDFMTWLVERTPELDIHILRWDVGALKTLTRGSTLLTVVDWMRHKQIHTKLDGHHPTGASHHQKIVVIDDCLAFCGGIDMTAGRWDTRAHADDDALRLMPGGDPYGPWHDATTALQGPVARALGELARERWTRAGGDPIDPPPPQDGCWPDGLPVDFTDLPVAIARTEPEMSDDEPLVHEIESLYLTAIASATRHIYAESQYFASRKVAAAIAKRLDEADGPEVVVVNPESAEGWLEPLAMDTARARLVEAIRRRDRYGRFRLFHPFTAGGQPIYVHAKVLVVDGELLRVGSSNFNNRSMRLDTECDVAIHADSDATAACVARIRDGLIAEHLGVSPEDVAGRLAETGSLITTIEGLRGPGRTLRDYVVPDLNDVEEWIADNEVLDPVDPDDAFENLTGGVIKSLLRKFKT; this is encoded by the coding sequence GTGACCGGGTCCGACGCGTTGCTCGTCCCCGGCGAGACCTGCTGGCGGATCGAACAGGCGACGCGCGCGACCGTCATCGTCGATGCCGACGATTACTTCCGCTACGCCCGCGCCGCGATGGTCGCGGCGCGGCACCAGATCCTGCTGATCGGCTGGGATTTCGATGCGCGCATCCGCCTGGGCGGACAGGAACCGCCGGAGGACGGCGGCCCGGAAACGGTCGGCGATTTCATGACCTGGCTGGTCGAGCGCACGCCCGAGCTGGACATCCACATCCTGCGTTGGGATGTCGGCGCCCTGAAGACACTGACGCGCGGATCGACGCTGCTGACCGTCGTCGACTGGATGCGCCACAAGCAGATCCATACCAAGCTCGACGGTCATCACCCGACCGGCGCGTCGCATCACCAGAAGATCGTGGTGATCGACGACTGTCTGGCCTTTTGCGGCGGCATCGACATGACGGCAGGCCGCTGGGATACGCGCGCGCATGCCGATGACGATGCCCTACGGCTGATGCCGGGCGGCGATCCCTATGGCCCGTGGCACGACGCGACGACGGCGCTTCAGGGTCCGGTCGCGCGTGCGCTGGGCGAACTGGCGCGCGAACGCTGGACCCGCGCCGGCGGCGATCCGATCGATCCGCCCCCGCCCCAGGACGGCTGCTGGCCCGACGGGCTGCCGGTCGATTTCACCGACCTGCCCGTCGCCATCGCGCGGACCGAGCCGGAAATGAGCGATGACGAACCGCTGGTCCATGAGATCGAGTCGCTCTACCTCACCGCCATCGCCTCGGCGACACGCCACATCTATGCCGAAAGCCAGTATTTCGCCTCGCGCAAGGTCGCGGCAGCGATTGCCAAGCGGCTGGACGAGGCGGACGGCCCCGAAGTCGTCGTCGTCAATCCCGAGAGCGCGGAAGGCTGGCTCGAGCCGCTGGCGATGGATACCGCGCGCGCCCGATTGGTGGAGGCGATCCGCCGTCGCGACCGCTACGGTCGGTTTCGGCTGTTTCATCCGTTCACCGCGGGCGGGCAGCCGATCTATGTCCATGCCAAGGTGCTGGTCGTCGATGGCGAATTGCTCCGCGTCGGATCATCGAACTTCAACAATAGATCGATGCGCCTCGACACCGAATGCGACGTCGCGATTCACGCCGACAGCGACGCCACAGCAGCCTGCGTTGCCCGCATCCGCGATGGCCTGATCGCCGAGCATCTGGGGGTATCGCCCGAAGACGTTGCCGGCCGCCTCGCTGAAACCGGCTCGCTGATCACGACGATCGAGGGGCTGCGTGGACCCGGTCGAACCTTGCGCGACTATGTCGTCCCCGACCTGAACGACGTCGAGGAATGGATCGCGGACAATGAAGTGCTCGATCCGGTCGATCCCGACGACGCGTTCGAAAATCTGACGGGCGGCGTTATCAAGTCGCTGCTGCGCAAGTTCAAAACCTGA
- the arsC gene encoding arsenate reductase (glutaredoxin) (This arsenate reductase requires both glutathione and glutaredoxin to convert arsenate to arsenite, after which the efflux transporter formed by ArsA and ArsB can extrude the arsenite from the cell, providing resistance.) translates to MKATIWHNPRCGTSRKTLEILEQTPGVDVSVIEYLKTPPTRERLSSLYARAGMTARDGLRAKEPLAAELGLSQADDATILDAMMAHPILINRPLVETEKGVRLCRPQDLVREIL, encoded by the coding sequence ATGAAAGCCACGATCTGGCACAACCCGCGCTGCGGAACGTCGCGCAAGACGCTCGAGATTCTCGAGCAGACGCCCGGCGTCGATGTCTCGGTGATCGAATATCTGAAGACGCCCCCGACCCGCGAGCGATTGTCGTCGCTCTACGCCCGTGCGGGGATGACGGCCCGCGATGGCCTGCGTGCCAAGGAACCGCTGGCGGCGGAACTCGGTTTGTCGCAGGCCGATGATGCCACCATCCTCGATGCGATGATGGCGCATCCGATCCTGATCAACCGGCCGCTGGTCGAAACCGAGAAAGGCGTTCGCTTGTGCCGACCCCAGGATCTGGTGCGCGAGATACTGTGA
- the accC gene encoding acetyl-CoA carboxylase biotin carboxylase subunit, producing the protein MPKIQKLLIANRGEIALRIHRACHEMGIKTVAVHSTADADAMHVRLADEAICIGPPAATDSYLNIPNIISAAEISGADAIHPGYGFLSENARFAEIVESHGLIFVGPKPEHIRTMGDKVEAKRTAGALGLPLVPGSDGAISDVAEAAQIAERVGYPVIIKAASGGGGRGMKVCTSPDQLETLMQQAGSEAKAAFGDATVYIEKYLGNPRHIEIQVFGDGNGNAIHLGERDCSLQRRHQKVLEEAPSPVLSSEDRMRIGGVCAKAMADMGYRGAGTIEFLWEAGEFYFIEMNTRLQVEHPVTEAITGLDLVREQIRIAEGEPLTLRQEDVQFRGHAIECRINAENPRTFAPSPGLVRGYHAPGGMHVRVDSGLYAGYRIPPYYDSMIAKLIVYGTTRQGALRRLRRALEEFVIDGVTTTIPLHQALLDDPQFQEGDYTIKWLEEWLAKQEA; encoded by the coding sequence ATGCCAAAAATTCAAAAGCTCCTGATCGCCAACCGTGGTGAGATTGCGCTGCGCATCCACCGCGCGTGCCATGAAATGGGCATCAAGACCGTTGCGGTGCACTCCACCGCCGACGCCGACGCCATGCACGTACGCCTGGCGGACGAGGCAATCTGCATCGGGCCGCCGGCGGCGACCGACAGCTATCTCAATATCCCGAACATCATTTCGGCGGCCGAAATCTCGGGCGCCGATGCGATCCACCCGGGCTATGGTTTCTTGAGCGAGAACGCGCGCTTTGCCGAGATCGTCGAGAGCCACGGCTTGATCTTCGTCGGCCCGAAGCCCGAACATATCCGCACGATGGGCGACAAGGTGGAGGCGAAGCGCACCGCCGGTGCCCTCGGCCTGCCGCTCGTCCCCGGCTCCGACGGCGCGATCAGCGACGTGGCGGAAGCCGCGCAGATCGCCGAACGCGTCGGCTATCCGGTCATCATCAAGGCGGCCTCGGGCGGCGGCGGGCGCGGCATGAAGGTCTGTACCTCGCCCGACCAGCTCGAGACGCTGATGCAGCAGGCCGGCAGCGAGGCGAAGGCTGCGTTCGGCGACGCGACCGTCTATATCGAGAAGTATCTCGGCAACCCGCGCCACATCGAAATCCAGGTGTTCGGCGACGGCAACGGCAACGCCATTCACCTGGGCGAGCGCGACTGCTCGCTCCAGCGGCGCCACCAGAAGGTGCTGGAGGAAGCCCCCTCCCCCGTCCTGTCGAGCGAAGACCGGATGCGGATCGGCGGCGTGTGCGCGAAGGCGATGGCCGACATGGGCTATCGTGGTGCGGGCACGATCGAATTCCTGTGGGAAGCCGGCGAGTTCTACTTCATCGAGATGAACACGCGCCTGCAGGTCGAACATCCGGTGACCGAGGCGATCACCGGCCTGGACCTGGTCCGCGAACAGATCCGCATCGCCGAGGGCGAACCGCTGACGCTGCGCCAGGAGGACGTGCAGTTCCGCGGTCACGCGATCGAATGCCGCATCAACGCCGAAAACCCGCGCACCTTCGCGCCCTCGCCGGGGCTGGTACGCGGGTATCACGCGCCCGGCGGCATGCACGTCCGCGTCGATAGCGGGCTGTATGCGGGCTACCGCATCCCGCCCTATTACGACTCGATGATCGCCAAGCTGATCGTCTACGGCACGACCCGTCAGGGCGCGCTGCGCCGTCTGCGCCGCGCGCTGGAGGAATTCGTGATCGACGGTGTCACGACCACGATCCCGCTTCACCAGGCACTGCTCGACGATCCGCAGTTCCAGGAGGGCGATTACACGATCAAGTGGCTTGAGGAGTGGCTGGCGAAGCAGGAGGCTTGA
- a CDS encoding acetyl-CoA carboxylase biotin carboxyl carrier protein has translation MSETNNSNSGMSVDIELVRQLAQVLDDTQLTEIEVEDGDRKVRVARTVTAAPAQMTYAPQPMAAPAPAPVASSAPAAAEVGASAPAASVNAVKSPMVGTAYLAANPEAKNFVSVGQSVAAGDTLLIVEAMKVMNPITAPAAGTVKAILVENGQPVEFDQPLVVVE, from the coding sequence ATGAGCGAAACGAACAACAGCAACAGCGGCATGAGCGTCGACATCGAACTGGTGCGCCAGCTCGCACAGGTGCTCGACGACACGCAGCTGACCGAAATCGAGGTCGAGGACGGCGACCGCAAGGTGCGCGTCGCGCGCACCGTGACCGCCGCGCCCGCCCAGATGACCTATGCGCCGCAGCCCATGGCCGCGCCCGCCCCCGCGCCGGTCGCATCGAGCGCGCCTGCCGCCGCCGAAGTCGGCGCGTCGGCCCCGGCAGCCAGCGTGAACGCGGTCAAGTCGCCGATGGTCGGCACCGCCTATCTCGCCGCCAATCCGGAGGCGAAGAACTTCGTCTCGGTCGGCCAGTCGGTCGCTGCCGGCGATACGCTGCTGATCGTCGAGGCGATGAAGGTCATGAACCCGATCACCGCGCCGGCGGCCGGCACCGTCAAGGCGATCCTGGTCGAAAACGGCCAGCCCGTCGAATTCGACCAGCCGCTCGTCGTCGTCGAGTAA
- the aroQ gene encoding type II 3-dehydroquinate dehydratase — protein sequence MADLIYVLNGPNLNLLGTREPEIYGSDTLDDIAGMLEDRAREIDIEIDLRQSNHEGHLVDWLHEAQARGAKAVLLNAGAFTHTSIAIHDAIKAIRTPVIEVHLSNPHTREDFRHVSFVGRAAKGTVAGFGAMSYRLALDAAARF from the coding sequence ATGGCCGACCTCATCTACGTCCTGAACGGCCCGAACCTGAACCTGCTCGGCACGCGCGAGCCGGAAATCTACGGCTCGGACACGCTCGACGACATTGCCGGGATGCTGGAGGACCGCGCCCGCGAGATCGATATCGAGATCGACCTGCGTCAGTCGAACCATGAAGGCCATCTGGTCGACTGGCTGCACGAGGCGCAGGCGCGCGGTGCCAAGGCGGTGCTGCTGAACGCCGGCGCCTTCACCCACACTTCGATCGCGATCCACGACGCGATCAAGGCCATTCGCACGCCCGTGATCGAGGTTCATCTGTCGAACCCGCACACCCGCGAGGATTTCCGCCACGTCAGCTTCGTCGGGCGGGCCGCGAAAGGAACGGTCGCGGGATTCGGCGCGATGTCCTATAGGCTAGCGCTGGACGCCGCCGCGCGCTTCTGA
- the thiS gene encoding sulfur carrier protein ThiS: MHADGTVSITLNGEHKRVAAGLTIAQLAESLGLVPAKLAVERNLEVVPRSTLSEVMVEDGDELEIVHFVGGGDHAGVITDDSWSVAGRTFRSRLIVGTGKYKDFEQNAAAVAASGAEIVTVAVRRVNVSDPNAPMLTDYIDPKKITYLPNTAGCFDAESAIRTLRLAREAGGWDLVKLEVLGEARTLYPDMVETLRATEVLANEGFKPMVYCVDDPIAAKRLEDAGAVAIMPLGAPIGSGLGIQNQVTIRLIVEGAKVPVLVDAGVGTASDAAAAMELGCDGVLMNTAIAEAKDPILMAAAMKSAVESGRLAYRAGRMAKRRYADPSSPLAGLI, translated from the coding sequence GTGCACGCTGACGGCACCGTCTCGATCACCCTGAACGGCGAACACAAGCGCGTCGCCGCGGGGCTCACCATCGCGCAGCTGGCCGAGAGCCTGGGCCTTGTGCCCGCCAAGCTGGCCGTCGAGCGCAACCTGGAAGTCGTGCCGCGCTCGACGCTCAGCGAAGTGATGGTCGAGGACGGCGACGAGTTGGAGATCGTGCACTTCGTCGGCGGCGGGGATCATGCCGGCGTGATCACGGACGACAGCTGGTCGGTCGCCGGCCGTACCTTCCGCTCCCGGCTGATCGTCGGCACCGGCAAGTACAAGGATTTCGAACAGAACGCCGCGGCCGTCGCCGCATCGGGCGCGGAGATCGTCACGGTAGCCGTCCGCCGGGTCAACGTCAGCGACCCCAACGCGCCGATGCTGACCGACTATATCGACCCGAAGAAGATCACCTACCTGCCCAACACCGCCGGCTGCTTCGATGCCGAAAGCGCGATCCGTACGCTCAGGCTGGCGCGCGAGGCGGGGGGCTGGGACCTGGTGAAGCTGGAAGTGCTGGGCGAGGCGCGGACGCTCTACCCCGACATGGTCGAGACGTTGCGCGCGACTGAGGTCCTGGCGAACGAAGGCTTCAAGCCGATGGTCTATTGTGTCGACGATCCGATCGCGGCGAAGCGGCTGGAGGATGCGGGCGCGGTCGCGATCATGCCGCTGGGGGCGCCGATCGGATCCGGTCTGGGCATCCAGAACCAGGTCACAATTCGACTGATCGTCGAGGGCGCCAAGGTGCCGGTGCTGGTCGACGCGGGCGTCGGCACCGCATCGGACGCCGCGGCGGCGATGGAGCTTGGCTGCGACGGCGTGCTGATGAATACCGCGATTGCGGAAGCCAAGGACCCGATCCTGATGGCCGCGGCGATGAAGTCGGCGGTCGAGAGCGGGCGGCTGGCCTACCGCGCGGGGCGCATGGCGAAGCGCCGCTATGCCGACCCGTCGAGCCCGCTCGCCGGGTTGATTTAG
- a CDS encoding CsbD family protein: protein MGELIDKVKGNVNEAIGKAKQAVAGDGPDRNEKLAAEGAAQEGKGKAQQGVGAVKGALGDDI, encoded by the coding sequence ATGGGCGAGCTGATCGACAAGGTTAAGGGCAACGTCAACGAAGCCATCGGCAAGGCCAAGCAGGCCGTCGCCGGCGACGGCCCGGATCGCAACGAGAAGCTGGCCGCCGAAGGCGCCGCTCAGGAAGGCAAGGGCAAGGCCCAGCAGGGCGTCGGTGCCGTGAAGGGCGCCCTCGGCGACGACATCTAA